DNA sequence from the Centroberyx gerrardi isolate f3 chromosome 22, fCenGer3.hap1.cur.20231027, whole genome shotgun sequence genome:
TCTGTTCTAAATGGGTGACTTGAGACATGGATTTATCTGCAATGCCTTGCTCATCTTTTACAAtgcattttgttgattttattttatgttccTGTAAGAATTGACTCATATCATGGACATGGTTTTATAGCTTCGTTTGAAGACTTCCCTTCTGTCCGTCATGTACCAGAGATCTCTGCAACACTAAGACTCTTTCTCAACAATGCCATCATGCTTTCTGCCCGGTTGCATAACCCTGCTGTGATcactacagagaaaaaaagaactgaaatgCAAATGGACTGTATAATGTGTCACTGAGGGACACAGCAGCATAAACCAGAGTTAAACAGTGATGAAActgctggtcctggtcctggtcctggtcctgtgGCTGCTTGCCAATACAGAATGATTCTTCACATATCAAATCAGCCAACAAAGGATATTAGAGCAGGATGGATGACTTTTTACTGGGTATAGAATTGAATTTGAGGTggaaaaaatgtgaacaaaacCACCAAATAGGGTACAAAAACCAGATTTGGGCAATGTGACTGCCTAAGAACCCTGGCACTGCTTCATGTTTGATTTCCCATTCAAAAGCATCTAATGTGGCCGAgaaaaaatcattcatttgGCGAGGAGGAagcacttttcttttttcttttttttttttttacacagcgattttctcttttcatgtgTTTCCTGTATGGACTCATCAGGACAGTATTATAATGTGCATAATAATAAAAGTGAGACAACTGAgcttttaaaagaaaagaagggcTTTGTACAAAGTTAGCAAATCCTCATTTTATAAGATTATTAATTAAATGGCCAAGATTGCAAGTTatattgggggtgggggggatacGGTTGGAAACTGATTTGGGGAatttgtacaataaaaaaaaacagattttacacCCATGCACTCTTCTTTTCCCACAAAAATCTTGATGTTGTTTGGCAGATAGCCTGTCATAAGGTCCAGCTGGACAATATTTAAACCAATCACGGGTTGAAGTGGGTGGGATCAACTTCTGCACTTCCCTTGTCACTTTAGACGAGACTAATCTAATCGATTCCTATTTGTCACGCCAGAGGAAGTCAATCTCAGTGCAAAAATGGTGCAGAAAATTATTAAATTGAGTGTAAGGGATGTGAGATTCCCAACGTCTTTGGAGCAGCATGGTTCAGACGCGATGGTAAGGAAGTCTGCAGCTAACGGGCTGTGGAAACACTggaggttttatattatcaCCATGGTTtctacacatacatacatttcatacatttacaagagtgaacaaacaaaaactcCCGAGGCCTTCCTTCACTGTAACTTTCCACTTTGCAGCACACAGATCCGGACTACTCAGTCGCTTATGTTGTTCTCGACACTGATCACGGGTTGAAAGGCTACGGCTTGACATTTACTGTGGGAAGAGGCACGGAGATTGGTAAGATTCGACTTGGTTCTATACTTAGGCTGTTTATCCATTTCATAATGCATTCAAAGCCATGCAGAATGTGCTCGGCTATGACAGCTACCGTGCCTTGTGGTTTATGTtattgctgccttcaagtgctcctcgaaAGCTCCGACTTTCGACTTCGTAAATTGTACTTAACGaccattcaattcaattttgtCGGAATAAATAGCAAAATGGACTCTGttggattgaattgaatgttgttttattttagcaaTAGAGCGGCGAATAACTGCTTAATGTTGCAGCGGCAGAGTTCAAGTGCATCCGGCTTGTAATTGACcctttaattaatttataaGGCAAAAGATGTATTTGTTCCACTAGACTTGTCAGGATGCCAGTAATGATGTAGGACTTGATTACACCTGTTGTAGCAATGCAAATAAAGTCTAGACTGAATAATATTTGCAGCTATTGGCTCTTCAATACCAACATGACAAATTAAAATGTGGTCTAATTGTCATTTGGGCTTACTTATAAACAAAGAGTTTACATAGGATGCCAAACAATACTAGATAATTTTGCTTAGTTGTTGACACGGCTTCCATGCTCTCTGTCCCATAAACGTCACATCTCGGCAGCACGagtatcatttaaaaaaatcccaGCCCTCCCAGTAATATTTACCACTCTGCTGGCTCGTTCATGTGCGTTCCACTCGTAATATCGAtttttccgacagcacttgaaggcaacaTTTGTTTACTCACTTGCAAATTTACAGATTTGAACCCTACAGCGCCATCTTGTGGTAATGTTTGGTAATACAATGCAATACTTTGGATGAAGACAAGTGATCTATGTTGTATCTGTTCAAAGACTAACACAATACAGAAAAGATGACAGTACCTGTTGATATATAGTTCCCATTTTTGCCTTTCATCTAGTCCGAACACTGATTAACTCTCTGTTATTGTAAATGTGCAGTGGTGTGTGCTGTGGAGGCCCTGGCAGGACTGGTGGTGGGGAAATCCTTAGAGGAGATTGTAAGTGACTTCCGTGGGTTTTACCGCCTCCTGACCAGCGACGGCCAGATGCGATGggtgagagcacacacacacacacacacacacacacacacacaccagcagcacCAACAGCATCAAAAGTGACACATCACTCTTAATTGAATCACCTCTGCCTGATTAAAGTGTCGCCTGACAATCAGACCCATCTCATTAGAGAATGACTCCATGACATTAAATGGTGGATGGCACAGAACCTTCTCCAATTAAACGAGGATGAATcagtgattgttttttttttctggcccCTCTGGCTCTACTAATTAATCATTAAACAGAACCTGGGCCAATTATCCTCCTCTTTTAAACTATATGCCAGAAACCTCCGTGTGACTTTTGACAGTGCTTTGAAGTTCAACAAACAGGTTTGTTCAGCTTTGAAATCCAGCTGAGAATTATTCCAAAATCAGGGtctttctgtccttttctgACCTGGAGAGTCATTCATGCTTTCATATCTTCCCATCTGCATTACTGTAACTCACTGTATTCTGGTATTAGTCAGGCATCTATCTGTCTCAACCTTGAGATCCGAAAAAGTCCCGTTCTGGTGTCTTTACACTGACTCACTGTTCCTGTACAGAATTGACTACAAAATCCCgtttctgtttgtcttcatAGCTTTGCATGGTGTTGCTCCTGGGTTTATTTCTGAACTTCTGTCCCCTCACAATGCTGCTAAGTCCCTCAGGTCCTCTAATCACAGGCTCCTGTTGGTCCCGATGTCCCGGTTAAGACTGATGGGTGACAGGGCTTTTGCCGTGGCTGCACCAGGACTGTTGAATAGCCATCCACAAAGCATCAGATGAGCCAAATCAGTCAagattttaaatttaaactCGTCTAAAAACGTGTTTTTATTCATTGGCCTCTCACTGTCTGACATGTTCTTTCATGCTCTATTTGTCTCATTTCATGCTTTTAACCATGCTCTTATTTCCCTTGTCTTAATTTTGCTGTTGGTGTTCCAcgctcttcttctttttccctgtTTTGTAATCCCTccattttgtaaagcactttgataCACACTGGTTTTGCATTTTTAAAGCACTATATCAATAAAGTTGACTTAACTATGAGGGTGACGAgggtgatttttatttttttgtcttgttgtcTGAAACAGATCGGCCCAGAGAAAGGAGTGATCCAACTGGCCACTGCTGCAGTCCTGAATGCAGTGTGGGACCTCTGGGCGAGGGCGGAAGGCAAGGTGGGACATGGAGCTGATAGATGAGTAGTATGCCTTTTATGCATGTGTCTACAAGCGTGATACAGCGTGATTCATAACCTGCTGTAATCATTTTCCTCTAGCCGCTGTGGAAGCTGCTTGTTGACATGGTGAGTCACTGGAAATTCAGACTTTTAATTAATTGCGTGTGTCAATTCTTGTCCGGATTTGGATTACAGGGACAAATATTTCATGTCTTCTGTGTGTCCGGTTCAGGATCCCAAGCAGATTGTCTCATGCATTGACTTCAGGTACATCACTGACGCTCTTACAGAGGAGGAGGCTCTAGGTGAGACGGGTTTATAATACatgtgtacatactgtagctgCTGAAGTATGGAAAAGAATAAACCCCACTCCCTGCACACTGAAGCTGTGATTTTAAGTCTTACCAGGATATTTTCAAAGCAGCAGActctttttgcctctctctccatctcagaTATACTCATGAAAGCACAGGAGGGCAAGCAGCAGAGAGGTAAGCACACTAAAGGGAGATGTTAATGGCATGGGTGGGAGGAGTTTTGTGGTAAATTGCCTCTTTAGAAATTAACAGATTGAGATGGAGTGCTTTCCGGCTGCATAACAGGCCCCTATACTCCATGATTGCTCTATTAAAACACACCTCTAGCTGAGTATTCATTACCTGTGTGGGCTGTTTCTTTCGCCCGCCAGAGGATCACATGCTGAAAGAAGGCTATCCTGCCTACACCACCTCCTGCGCTTGGCTGGGATACTCAGACCAGCAGCTCAAACAGGTCTCTGTCATGGAAAATGCATGTTGTGGTTTTGGCTGACTTATAGCTTTCAAGCAATTGTGaccgctgtgtgtttgtgaagctgTGCACAGATGCCCTCAGCAGCGGGTGGACCAGGTTTAAGGTGAAGGTTGGGGCCGACCTGGAGGACGACGTGCGCAGGTGCCGTCTCATAAGGCAGATGATTGGACCGAATAACACTTTGGTAAGATTGGTTTTGACTGGACCATTGTCTTTACATTTGGTATTAGTCAGGATTGGGGTCATAATTTTTGAATTTGTAataaacctacaggaaacagaattggaattttaggaagtttaatttaattcaatgaaattctgtgttttttcttaccacatctGAGATTGCACGTAGTGTTATATATTCAATTCagtcaatactgaatatcataaaatgttaaaagtagctttcaggtggtatttgatgcataacatgtaatcataatacataaattatgattgaatgtatttgatttgtttaactgtcttatttgattcataatgtttgatttataatgtttagcgagtcaagACAAACTTTCTTACAagtggaattcaattctgtttcttgtcattccaattcagttccttagagctgggtgcaattccaactccaattggaatttaccatgcattctcaattaaattaatgaatggccccaaccctggtAATAACACTAAACTGTTGTGACACTAAAGCTGTTTTGTGTCAGATGATCGATGCCAACCAGAGGTGGGACGTGGGAGAGGCTGTGAGTTGGGTGTCCAGCCTGGCCGAGTTCAAACCTCTGTGGATCGAGGAGCCCACCTCTCCAGATGACATCCTGGGACACGCTGCCATCTCCAAGGTGAGCGAGGCGTTTGATTTGGCAGCTTGCTGATGTTTCTACCTGGTGTGTTGAAGACCTGTAAGAGatgttctgctctgctgctgcaggccTTGGCTCCACTTGGGATCGGAGTGGCTACAGGGGAGCAGGTCAGGGCTGCAATCTGGATGTCAAATTTACAGCTTTATGTTCCTTCTACCGTCCTTATCATTGGCTGATAGATTGTTTATATTATTCTTTCCTGTCCAGTGTCACAACAGGGTGATGTTCAAGCAGTTCCTCCAGGCCTCGGCCCTGCAGTTTGTCCAGATAGACAGCTGTCGACTGGGCAGCGTCAACGAGAACCTGGCTGTGCTGCTGATGGCCCACAAGTTCCAGGGTAAGAAAGATCAAACATTACAATCAGCCAACAGCAACGAGTGTGCGTAGCTACATAATTCAAAGAGTGTGTGTAAAACCACGGCCAATGAAACACATACTATTTATTTTTCCCTAGTGCCTGTTTGTCCTCATGCTGGAGGAGTTGGTCTGTGTGAGCTTGTCCAGCACCTGATTCTGTTTGACTACATCTCTGTGTCTGCAAATCTCAACAACCGGTGAGAGcggtatttgttgttgttgccagaTTAAGCTGCTGACTGTACCAGATAACCACATATTGTATCTTTCAGAATGTGTGAATATGTAGACCACCTCCATGAGCACTTCACCAGTCCGGTTGTGATTCGTAACGCCCACTACATGACCCCTAAGGTAAGAGGGAATATTAAGTGGCAACTATAAGCTACTAAATTACTCCTTAAATACTATCTACTTTACCCTGAAAACCAAACCTCATGTAATTCATAGTTGCCAAGTTTTCTCCTCACCTCATCTACATTTACATGTTATTTCTatgccccaggacagttcagtgtATGTGAACATGCACCACTCTTTCCTAAAActagaaatcagagagaaaacccttgAATTTGTTTTGTCACTGGGATGTCAAATCAGAGGCTgatccatagacaatgaatgggacgGTGACTCTGTGGAGCCATAAGATGCCAAGTTGAGTTGTCGCACCAAAATTAAGTTCATattctagcattgctaacaactATGCatgaaccagaatttaaacATCATTAGTGTGCAAGATCTCACACATATCTGGGTCAACAAAGTCAGTGCCCCATttattgtctatggagcagagCCAGATTTTGCATCCCAGTGACATCAAATTCATGTGTTAGTTCTCtagtttctagctttaggaaagagtggtgCATGTTCACAAGGATTGACTTAaactgtcctggggcacagggataacatatgtgaattcttaaactgtgtggcattcccctttaagtgCTCCAGGCAGTTGTCTGGCTACACTATGTGCTTCTTGCCGTTGGCAGGATCCAGGCTACTCCTGTGAGATGCTGGAGTCGTCAGTGCAGAGACACCAGTATCCTGAAGGAGACGTATGGAAGCTGCACTTAAACAAATGAGAAGGATGCTGCCAGAAAGACTCCATCTGAGGCTTGTTTTTTAAACCGTTTAGGAATCAAGTATCACTAGACTGGGTTAACTTCAGCAGAAACGCTATTACACTAATAAACAGAAGCAAGCTGTACATTTTTAAACTAGTGAACAGTTGCATCAGACACTTTGTCAACTTTAAATTTCACACTTTGTGctaatgaatgaaagaatgaatgaatgaatactttTTTATGCTACTATGTTCCTGTTGTGTGTCAAAAACTAGTCTGCACAAATCAAGTCTACACCAAATGTAGCAATAATTTCTTTATTTACAGACTTTGATATTAATGATACTTAGAATgaagaaatattaaaaatagATTTTAGTCTTGTCAGGTGACCAAAAAGTTCTCCCTCCAATGGTCAGctatttaatttaatgtgaCTGAAGGCACATCCCACAATCCAAATGTAAATAAAAGGTTGGTCCAACTACAGAAAACCCAACACATGAGAATGGAggttttctttctcattctcaaattaatagGTAGCGATAGAAAGAGCTGCAACAACTTAACATGGTTTAAAATATATTGGCCTTTATGTTCTTGgtaaaaatagaaaagtaaCAGACCTATATATAATACAGTGGGATGATAGATTTGCTAAAAGCGCTTTTTCCACCCGTAAGTCCTACCCTTTCTATACATATTAATCCATAATGACCCTTAGACTGGGACTTTAAACAGCCATCTGCATCTTGATGGTGGGATGGGGGTTGTAGTCGCAGATTTCAAAGTCTTCTGCACGGAAATCATTGATACTCTCCACTTTCCTGAGGATCTTCAGCTTGGGGAAGGGCCGGATCTCcctctgcagctgcagaggAGGACAAGCAATGTAGACAGATAAGCATGTGCAACTCTGACATCCAAGCAGTGAACAAGGAGTTAAAAACGTTTTTTTAAATAACCCACCTGTACTTTGAGGGGTTCGACGTGGTTGATGTAGACATGAGCATCTCCCAGGGTGTGAACAAAATCACCAGGCTGGAGAGACAAAGAATTAAACACTGAAAGGTGAGGAGACTGAGCACAATACATAAGAAAATCagttaacactttatttggatagtccagtccaaaaaagtagatgttcaacaaagtgtcacttgccgaTTTGCAGCATCTCTACAGAATATGTAACTCTAAGACCGACCATAGCTTTACCCTAACCCCATTTTTAATCCTAAACCCAACCCGGACTTTGAATTAGAGCTGGgaaatatggttgaaatcaatattacaataaggatttttttatatctatatcacaatatggctcatgtatgcaaaatcacgttaaataatcaaattaatgttcatcccattgaaccgaatggtaatgttaggtgtgagtcaaacaaaacagaatttttaaaataacgtttttttttagacttttaaaataaaatttgctCGTTatcaatttagacaacagaactgtgtatcacaatatgattccactgaaagacgatgaTCGATAATATAGAATTATTGCCAAGCCCTACtttgaatatctatagactacttttTACACTATTTTGagtatcacctgaaactcagtaCCTTTAGTGACATTATAGCACATTATAGTCCATTACAGTCGCTTGATAGTAAGCagagtatcagcattggactatccaaataaactGTGACCTAAAATCATTCTCCACTGCTCTACAAATGATATAAAAGTTCTACTCTGACAAGAACATAAAGCCAACTCGTGCCCTTACCTTGAGTCCTGTGATGTGTGCGATCATGTAGGTGAGAAGGGCGTAGCTGGCAATATTGAAGGGCACTCCCAGGCCCATATCCCCCGAGCGCTGGTACAGCTGACAGGACAACTCGCCGTCACACACGTAGAACTGGCACAGGGCGTGACAGGGGGGCAGCGCCATCATGGGCAGGTCTGTAACAACATATGAGCTAGTGTTAACTAGggtgggcgatatggttgaaatcatcACAAtaataaaggatttttttttatatcgataggctcatgtatgcaaaatcacgttaatcAAATTattgttcatcccattgaaccgataATGtaaggtgtgatgtcaaacaaaactgacattttcaaataatattcctacaatgcctcattttgtcagagtttttaaataaagtttgcttGTTATTATCAgcttagacagcagaattgtgtcacaatatcccaaaatcaccatatcatgacgatatgattccactgaaagacagtAAACGAtcatattgaattatcgcccagtaCTGTTAAGACTCAACAGTGGAAATCAACATCCAAACATAGTGGAGTGAATCTCAAGCGTATAATGATTTAAATTCGATCCGTTACATTTCTATAAAAAGGAAATTTGCAGAAAGCGTTAGAGCGGTTTTGAAGGGTGTTCAGGAATGGTTCATgtcgtttttttattttattatttgactCCATCTGCCGCACCTTTGGGGTTCCAAGCGCACATGATGATCCGTCTGTCCTGTGGGTTGGTTTTGATGGTGTCAATGACCTTCTGCAGCTGGTCCACACCATGTCCTGTGTAATCTATACAGAGAAGGTATTGACAAAATGGATCACTTTAGAATTTCAGCATTATAATGAACCTGCATGCCAAGTATGCCTGTTCAATCACCAGTGTTGTGAAGATAAGGTGTGTTGTCGGTATGAACAGAAGCCTTGAGATCTGTGTGAAACCCAACCACCTGTTCACAAGATCTTCTTGGCAATAACAATTTGACAAGGTATCTGCTAGATTAGATTAATCCCTTtgtaatgaaaatgtattttttaataaacTGCTCTAGCTAATACCGTTGTGTGATTATTTGCCTGCATGACCATGCTGCAAGACTAAGCCAGCAGAATTTCCAAATTACTTTCCAGACGAAGTCTTAAAACAAAGTCCAAATTAGAAATCTGTCCAAAGACAAGCTTGAATTTTGTGATGCAGACCATTTGGAAAATTGGAGGTGCACAAATTGCATTTGTCACACATTTAATAACTAGTTGACAAATTACATTTTCGTATGTTTacttattaataatattaaatattaatacCTGGAGCAAGTGTATAATTTGAAGAGGGGCTGTGTGACTGCAGCCAAGACCTTCACAACAGATTAATGAGTTTCACACATCTCCACTGTGTTACTGCatgtggcaaaaaaaacaaaaaacacacagcttgTGTCACTGCAGACTGGGTTTGGGTGTGACAAacctgcatgcatgtttgtgtactCTGCTCCATAGTGCCTCCACTGGAAACCATACACAGGTCCCAGgtcgccctcctctctgtctgtgaacCCGCTCTTGTCCAGGAAATCCCGTGAGCCGTTCGCGTCCCAAATCTTCACCCCTTTCTCCGAGAGCTCCTTGGCGTTTGTTGAACCCtgcgaaaacacacacatcacatagaTTTATAGCCTCTTCTGATTCAGCACAGAAAACTTTAGACTGAAATACTGCATGCGATCTAGTAGGTCTTATCCTCCTCACCCTGATAAACCACAGCAGTTCCTCGAGAATCGCTTTCCAAAAAACTCTCTTGGTTGTCAGCAAGGGAAACTGGTctaaaaagatagaaaatacGTTAGAGACACGACGTTGCAGCTGTTTTGACACCGCTAACTGATACAAATGAGTCAACTCAGTCGTACTTAAGTGATTTGAAGGGGAAATACCGAACAACCTAAATGACAATTAAAAAGCTCCCTACCTCGGAGACTGTATCTGGCCTGAGAACCGAAAACAGAGATGACTCCTGTCCCGGTTCGGTCTCCCTTCCTGTGCCCGTGCTGCAGAATGTATTGTATTTGATTCAAGTAGCCGCGTTCATCACAGAAAAGACTGAAGGGACTCGTCTCCGCTTTGgttccttcttcttttttgcagGTGTCGTCTTTGCAGAGTTCTCCTGTGTGTATTTCTGAAGTTGCAGGCATTTTGTCCGCAAATTTAGGTAAAATTGCTCACGTTTTTTTGCAGGAACGAGCAACAAAGCGGGCTGCTGGGATGAGTGTCTCTGATGTGAAGTTTCCCGGGTGATTTTGACGTGCGGCACGCCCACACGTCACGGGCAGCCAATCACAAACTGAAGACCGCTTACTTTTTGTTACAATCTCGCGGGAATTCAGTGAGAAGCGCGCCCGTCTCTCTTTCAtcataacaaaacacaaaaaaaaacacagaaacgaATGACTCGAGCAGAAGGTATACACAATTTTATTGCACATAAAAGTTTCAAACTCCAGGAAATGAATATATGAACTGAAAGGATATAAGCTGTGAATGCGACGGCTATTTACAGTGATGTGTCTGATATACAGTGCATTTTCATAGGAGTTTTACAAAGATGAGCTTTGTTCAGGAACACTGATACTGGAAGTGGCTCCTTATTCAGCATCTGAAGGTATAGGCAGCTGTAATATCCATGTTAGTCCATACCTGTATAAAGAAGGaccataaacattttttttttaaagaaaaagattTAACCTGTATAACTGGAatgttcaaataaataatgtaagGCACTTGGTCTGACAGAGCAGAGGTGGCCAAGCTAGTCAGTATACTTAAATATTCCCATAACTACAAATACTGATTCTATATAGGCTAGGGCGGATATGTATGAATTATGCACAAGGGAAATGGTTCCCAACCCTTTTCCTTTGGGACCCACAACTCATCTTTGGTGTGTTACTATgcctttctcacacacatttcttaTATTTTAAGGCAGTAATAGTCAGTGAACGCAGGAATTCATTATAGTTAATTTAGTTACTTCACCAATAACATCTATAaacattatattataatataagaTTATAACAGACGACTCAATTTGTCCTGAGTTGTTAGTGTCTCTCTAATATAGAATCACTTTAATAGAAGTACAGGGATTTGTCTTGCAGAGTTTCAGAATTTCATGATTCCTTTACCTCAAATTGTCTTTGAGGCCCTGCCAGGTGAGGTTGGGAGCCAAATAATGCACTAAGCCGTAGTACTGCCAAGGCCAATACCTCTTATTCGCTGTTTCTGCAGTGCCAAAGCCTCTTGGGCCACATATTGGATGAAGGCAGGGtcatccacctccagctcaGCTGGGACAGACAGGGTTAACGGGGCAGAGTCCAGTACGGTTACAACCACACTGGTGTCCATTTTAGATCTGGTGTTCTTCATCTGCTGCTGTGGAGTCACCTGAAAAACAGATTaggtgaaactttattgatccctgtgggggaaattgtctcattgcagcagcaaagaataggatCTAGATATGAATAGAACAAATAAAATCTAGTGAAGATAATACGACAAATAACTACAACAAAGTCAAATATTTTGAAGATAAAGATGCAGTGTCTAGTGTGATATTATCACTATCACTATTTCACCAACATAATATCCAGTGTCTGAAACTTTTTGTCTCAGCTGCCAAAAGCTggtaaatgaataaaaatgcctgccaagaataattctACCAGCCAAAATGattc
Encoded proteins:
- the enosf1 gene encoding mitochondrial enolase superfamily member 1 isoform X3 — encoded protein: MVQKIIKLSVRDVRFPTSLEQHGSDAMHTDPDYSVAYVVLDTDHGLKGYGLTFTVGRGTEIVVCAVEALAGLVVGKSLEEIVSDFRGFYRLLTSDGQMRWIGPEKGVIQLATAAVLNAVWDLWARAEGKPLWKLLVDMDPKQIVSCIDFRYITDALTEEEALDILMKAQEGKQQREDHMLKEGYPAYTTSCAWLGYSDQQLKQLCTDALSSGWTRFKVKVGADLEDDVRRCRLIRQMIGPNNTLMIDANQRWDVGEAVSWVSSLAEFKPLWIEEPTSPDDILGHAAISKCHNRVMFKQFLQASALQFVQIDSCRLGSVNENLAVLLMAHKFQVPVCPHAGGVGLCELVQHLILFDYISVSANLNNRMCEYVDHLHEHFTSPVVIRNAHYMTPKDPGYSCEMLESSVQRHQYPEGDVWKLHLNK
- the enosf1 gene encoding mitochondrial enolase superfamily member 1 isoform X2 → MVQKIIKLSVRDVRFPTSLEQHGSDAMHTDPDYSVAYVVLDTDHGLKGYGLTFTVGRGTEIVVCAVEALAGLVVGKSLEEIVSDFRGFYRLLTSDGQMRWIGPEKGVIQLATAAVLNAVWDLWARAEGKPLWKLLVDMDPKQIVSCIDFRYITDALTEEEALDILMKAQEGKQQREDHMLKEGYPAYTTSCAWLGYSDQQLKQLCTDALSSGWTRFKVKVGADLEDDVRRCRLIRQMIGPNNTLSVLCQMIDANQRWDVGEAVSWVSSLAEFKPLWIEEPTSPDDILGHAAISKALAPLGIGVATGEQCHNRVMFKQFLQASALQFVQIDSCRLGSVNENLAVLLMAHKFQVPVCPHAGGVGLCELVQHLILFDYISVSANLNNRMCEYVDHLHEHFTSPVVIRNAHYMTPKDPGYSCEMLESSVQRHQYPEGDVWKLHLNK
- the enosf1 gene encoding mitochondrial enolase superfamily member 1 isoform X1 — translated: MVQKIIKLSVRDVRFPTSLEQHGSDAMHTDPDYSVAYVVLDTDHGLKGYGLTFTVGRGTEIVVCAVEALAGLVVGKSLEEIVSDFRGFYRLLTSDGQMRWIGPEKGVIQLATAAVLNAVWDLWARAEGKPLWKLLVDMDPKQIVSCIDFRYITDALTEEEALDILMKAQEGKQQREDHMLKEGYPAYTTSCAWLGYSDQQLKQLCTDALSSGWTRFKVKVGADLEDDVRRCRLIRQMIGPNNTLMIDANQRWDVGEAVSWVSSLAEFKPLWIEEPTSPDDILGHAAISKALAPLGIGVATGEQCHNRVMFKQFLQASALQFVQIDSCRLGSVNENLAVLLMAHKFQVPVCPHAGGVGLCELVQHLILFDYISVSANLNNRMCEYVDHLHEHFTSPVVIRNAHYMTPKDPGYSCEMLESSVQRHQYPEGDVWKLHLNK
- the tyms gene encoding thymidylate synthase, translating into MPATSEIHTGELCKDDTCKKEEGTKAETSPFSLFCDERGYLNQIQYILQHGHRKGDRTGTGVISVFGSQARYSLRDQFPLLTTKRVFWKAILEELLWFIRGSTNAKELSEKGVKIWDANGSRDFLDKSGFTDREEGDLGPVYGFQWRHYGAEYTNMHADYTGHGVDQLQKVIDTIKTNPQDRRIIMCAWNPKDLPMMALPPCHALCQFYVCDGELSCQLYQRSGDMGLGVPFNIASYALLTYMIAHITGLKPGDFVHTLGDAHVYINHVEPLKVQLQREIRPFPKLKILRKVESINDFRAEDFEICDYNPHPTIKMQMAV